From the Scatophagus argus isolate fScaArg1 chromosome 21, fScaArg1.pri, whole genome shotgun sequence genome, one window contains:
- the scd gene encoding acyl-CoA desaturase yields the protein MTEAEALEKKQHKSSNGNVLPEAPREDVFDHTYKEKEGPKPARIIVWKNVILMTLLHIGAVYAIFLIPSASPLTLLWSLLCFLISALGITAGAHRLWSHRSYKASLPLRIFLGIANSMAFQNDIFEWARDHRVHHKYSETDADPHNAVRGFFFAHIGWLLVRKHPDVIEKGRKLELRDLLADKVVMFQRKYYKPSVLLMCFFIPTFVPWYLWGESLWVAYFIPALLRYTLVLNATWLVNSAAHMWGNRPYDKTINPRENKFVTFSAIGEGFHNYHHSFPYDYATSEFGCKLNLTTCFIDLMCCLGLAKDRKRVAHETVMARVQRTGDGSHRSG from the exons ATGACGGAGGCGGAGGCGTTGGAGAAGAAGCAGCACAAGTCCAGCAACGGGAATGTTCTACCAGAGGCCCCCAGAGAAGACGTGTTTGatcacacatacaaagagaaagagggcCCCAAACCTGCCAGGATAATCGTATGGAAAAATGTCATATTGATGACTTTATTGCATATAGGTGCTGTGTACGCCATATTCCTGATCCCCTCCGCATCTCCTCTGACCTTGCTTTGgt CTctactttgttttttgataagTGCTTTAGGAATTACTGCAGGAGCTCATCGCCTGTGGAGTCACAGATCCTACAAGGCCTCGTTACCTTTAAGGATCTTTCTTGGTATTGCTAACTCCATGGCATTTCAG AATGATATCTTTGAATGGGCTCGAGACCACAGGGTTCACCACAAATATTCAGAGACAGATGCCGACCCTCACAATGCCGTGCGGGGCTTCTTCTTCGCTCACATCGGGTGGCTGCTGGTGCGTAAACACCCTGATGTCATTGAGAAAGGACGCAAGCTGGAGCTTAGAGACCTGCTGGCTGACAAAGTTGTAATGTTTCAAAGGAA GTATTACAAGCCGTCTGTGCTGCTCATGTGCTTCTTCATCCCCACGTTTGTGCCTTGGTACCTGTGGGGGGAATCTCTCTGGGTGGCGTACTTCATCCCGGCTCTGCTGAGGTACACCTTGGTGCTGAACGCCACCTGGCTGGTCAACAGTGCGGCTCACATGTGGGGAAACAGACCCTACGACAAGACCATCAACCCTCGGGAAAACAAGTTTGTCACGTTCAGCGCTATAG GTGAGGGATTCCACAATTATCACCACTCTTTCCCCTATGACTATGCAACCAGCGAGTTTGGCTGCAAGTTGAACCTTACCACTTGTTTCATCGATCTCATGTGCTGCCTGGGCCTGGCGAAGGACCGCAAGAGAGTGGCCCACGAGACGGTCATGGCCCGAGTACAGCGCACCGGAGACGGAAGCCACCGGAGTGGCTAA